In the genome of Thermodesulfobacteriota bacterium, one region contains:
- a CDS encoding class I SAM-dependent methyltransferase has translation MRGSPAAFPAILILIAALLLPASPRADEVPYVTTPDPVVEAMLSIADVGPGDILYDLGSGDGRIVIAAAKRHVARATGIEYDKKLVAESREIAAREGVSDRARFLEQDIFLTDFRDATVVTMYLLPEVNLQLRPRILDELSPGTRVVSHDWDMGDWKPDDLRTIPMPEKEVFPAGESTVFLWIVPARIAGNWRGTLSGPDGAETVEIGIDQRYQRIEAKARLNGKTLAGGGRIRGKDVSLELDRPAGKPGAPPLRFSLRTDGNSIEGDAVSGKERFSLKANRAP, from the coding sequence ATGCGCGGATCCCCGGCGGCCTTCCCGGCCATTCTCATCCTCATCGCCGCGCTCCTCCTGCCCGCATCCCCGCGCGCGGACGAGGTCCCGTACGTCACGACGCCGGACCCCGTCGTGGAAGCCATGCTCTCCATCGCCGACGTGGGCCCCGGGGACATCCTGTACGACCTGGGCTCGGGCGACGGGCGGATCGTCATCGCGGCCGCTAAGCGGCACGTGGCGCGCGCCACGGGCATCGAGTACGACAAGAAACTTGTGGCGGAGAGCCGGGAGATCGCGGCGCGCGAGGGTGTGTCCGACCGGGCGCGGTTCCTCGAGCAGGACATATTCCTCACCGACTTCCGGGATGCCACGGTCGTGACGATGTACCTGCTGCCGGAGGTAAACCTCCAGCTCCGGCCGCGGATCCTGGACGAGCTTTCGCCCGGCACCCGCGTCGTCTCCCACGACTGGGACATGGGAGACTGGAAACCCGACGACCTGCGGACGATCCCGATGCCGGAAAAGGAAGTCTTCCCGGCGGGGGAAAGCACGGTGTTCCTGTGGATCGTCCCGGCGCGGATCGCGGGGAACTGGCGCGGCACCCTTTCGGGGCCGGACGGCGCGGAAACCGTGGAGATCGGGATCGACCAGCGGTACCAGCGGATCGAAGCGAAGGCGCGCCTGAACGGGAAGACGCTGGCCGGCGGCGGCCGGATCCGGGGAAAGGACGTGTCGCTGGAGCTCGACCGCCCGGCGGGGAAGCCCGGGGCGCCGCCGTTGCGCTTCTCCCTGAGGACGGACGGGAACTCCATCGAGGGCGACGCGGTGTCGGGGAAGGAGCGCTTTTCCCTGAAGGCGAACCGCGCCCCTTGA